The Hymenobacter sp. DG01 sequence AGCATAAGAACTCGGGGCAGCCGGGCACCTCGCGCTACATCACCACCAAGAACCGTAAGAACACTCCTGAGCGCATCGAGCTGAAGAAGTTCAACCCCGTGCTCAAGAAGATGACCGTTCACAAGGAAATCAAGTAATTGAGCAATGGCTAAGAAAGTAGTAGCAACCCTGAAAACCGCTACCGGCAAGGACTGGGCTAAGGTCATCCGTGCGGTGAAATCGGAGAAAACCGGCGCTTACACCTTCAAAGAAGAGATGGTGCCCGTTGATAAAGTGCAGGATTACATCGCCACCGGCGTTAAGTAATTCGGCGCCCCCGTGGCATTCCTACCGAAGTGAAGAAGTCCCGCCACCGTGGGACTTTTTTGCGTTGTAGCACGAAGCTCCAGCTTCGTGCCTCGTTGAGCTACTTAGGGTAAGCCAAGGAGCTCAACCTCAGCAACGACGCGTGAAGCTGGAGCTTCGCGCTACATCCTGACCGCATGGGACTTTTCGATTTT is a genomic window containing:
- the rpmG gene encoding 50S ribosomal protein L33, with translation MAKKGNRVQVILECTEHKNSGQPGTSRYITTKNRKNTPERIELKKFNPVLKKMTVHKEIK
- a CDS encoding DUF4295 domain-containing protein, whose translation is MAKKVVATLKTATGKDWAKVIRAVKSEKTGAYTFKEEMVPVDKVQDYIATGVK